The following coding sequences are from one Capsicum annuum cultivar UCD-10X-F1 chromosome 3, UCD10Xv1.1, whole genome shotgun sequence window:
- the LOC124896573 gene encoding formin-like protein 20 has protein sequence MRNKRANAQSPSPPSSFRPHWVRDNVSDTNVYVNQQLSGLPPPSFSSDRMSTYPSLLHPPFHPEIVHAYQEFINHVQSHPIDQEIDAIVGGSNNISKPLPKLSDVIQHVQTMINKRANLQSPPPPPTPIPPSSYHPRWVRDNISDRNMHVNQQLLLPPPPPSLYRHCPIRGNADCMDVYINQKLSPPPTPSYLATSISNHDDKDFYKNQQLLPPPSPHLATSISGNHNNKDLYTNQQLLPPSQTSYLATSIRGTNQQLLPPSPPPSYLATFIRGNHDEKYLYTNQKLLPPPPPNLYTNQQLLSLPPPPSYLATSIRGIHDDKDLYTNQQLLPPPPPPSYLSTYTNQQLLPPPPPPSYPATSIRGDHGDKDLYTNQQLLPPSQTSYLATSIRGTNQQLLPPSPPPSYLATFIRGNHDEKYLYTNQKLLPPPPPNLYTNQQLLSLPPPPSYLATSIRGIHDDKDLYTNQQLLPPPPPPSYLSTYTNQQLLPPPPPPSYPATSIRGDHGDKDLYTNQQLLSPARPPSYLATSIRGNRDDKELYTNQQLLPPSSPPSYLATSIRGNHDGKDLYTNQQLLPPPSYHPLSIRGNDNDRNMHANQFQKMLQPTRRTYVRGSNSIPVDLNETAPQLARPYIKEMDFPIMHRTDPTQLKFTPQVICDNETSSVDVSLSL, from the exons ATGAGAAACAAAAGAGCTAATGCACagtcaccatcaccaccatcgtCATTTCGTCCCCACTGGGTTAGAGATAATGTTAGTGACACAAATGTGTATGTAAACCAACAACTATCAGGGTTGCCGCCACCTTCATTCTCATCAGATAG GATGTCAACTTATCCATCGCTGCTCCATCCCCCTTTTCATCCCGAAATTGTTCATGCCTATCaagaattcataaatcatgttcaatctcaTCCAATCGACCAAGAGATAGATGCTATTGTAGGAGGTTCAAACAACATAAGTAAACCATTACCAAAACTTTCAGATGTGATCCAACATGTACAAACCATGATAAACAAAAGAGCCAATTTACAATCACCACcgccaccaccaacaccaatacctcCATCATCATATCATCCCCGATGGGTTAGAGATAACATTAGTGATAGAAACATGCATGTAAACCAACAACTACTgttgccaccaccaccaccatcctTATATCGTCACTGTCCAATTAGAGGTAATGCCGATTGCATGGATGTTTATATTAATCAGAAGCtatcaccaccaccaacacccTCATATCTTGCCACCTCTATCAGTAATCATGATGACAAAGATTTCTATAAAAACCAACAACTACTGCCACCACCATCACCACATCTTGCCACCTCTATTAGTGGTAACCATAATAACAAAGATCTGTATACAAACCAACAACtactgccaccatcacaaacctCATATCTTGCCACTTCTATTAGAGGTACAAACCAACAACTActgccaccatcaccaccaccctCATATCTTGCCACCTTTATTAGAGGTAACCATGATGAAAAATATCTGTATACAAACCAAAAATTACTGCCTCCACCACCACCAAATCTGTATACAAACCAACAACTGCTgtcactaccaccaccaccctCATATCTTGCCACCTCTATTAGAGGTATCCATGATGACAAAGACTTGTATACAAACCAACAACTACTGCCGCCGCCGCCACCACCCTCATATCTTTCCACCTATACAAACCAACAACTACTgcctccaccaccaccaccctcATATCCTGCCACCTCTATTAGAGGTGATCATGGTGACAAAGATCTGTATACAAACCAACAACtactgccaccatcacaaacctCATATCTTGCCACTTCTATTAGAGGTACAAACCAACAACTActgccaccatcaccaccaccctCATATCTTGCCACCTTTATTAGAGGTAACCATGATGAAAAATATCTGTATACAAACCAAAAATTACTGCCTCCACCACCACCAAATCTGTATACAAACCAACAACTGCTgtcactaccaccaccaccctCATATCTTGCCACCTCTATTAGAGGTATCCATGATGACAAAGACTTGTATACAAACCAACAACTACTGCCGCCGCCGCCACCACCCTCATATCTTTCCACCTATACAAACCAACAACTACTgcctccaccaccaccaccctcATATCCTGCCACCTCTATTAGAGGTGATCATGGTGACAAAGATCTGTATACAAATCAACAACTATTGTCTCCAGCACGACCACCCTCATATCTTGCCACCTCTATTAGGGGTAATCGTGATGACAAAGAGTTGTATACAAACCAACAACTACTGCCACCATCATCACCACCCTCATATCTTGCCACCTCTATTAGAGGTAACCATGATGGCAAAGATCTGTATACAAACCAACAACTACTACCACCACCATCATATCATCCTCTCTCAATTAGAGGAAATGATAATGACAGAAACATGCATGCAAATCAATTCCAAAAAATGCTTCAACCAACAAGAAGGACCTATGTTCGAGGTTCAAATTCAATACCTGTTGACCTAAATGAAACTGCTCCTCAGTTAGCAAGACCATATATAAAGGAGATGGATTTCCCTATCATGCACAGAACTGATCCAACTCAGTTGAAATTCACACCACAGGTCATTTGTGATAACGAAACTAGCAGTGTGGACGTAAGCTTAAGTCTTTAA